From the Acidiferrobacteraceae bacterium genome, one window contains:
- a CDS encoding DUF1223 domain-containing protein gives MYIRLALLCCLALASPVAMPADLEFRSGPERTTLIELYTSEGCSSCPPAEAWMNRLARDSRVWRDFVPVAFHVDYWNYLGWTDRFSRPGYGQRQRHYARVLGQPTVYTPAFFVNGQPWRPGNITRMLARESTAPGELAVRLNGHQVSARLSAADRPGPFTLNIAVLGMGLRSDIRAGENAGRRARHDFVVLAASQLKGHSGKWQTTLPRVGAFDASRYALAAWISSPGDPRPLQATGGYLPRALVVSP, from the coding sequence ATGTACATTCGCCTGGCTCTTCTTTGCTGCCTGGCCCTGGCATCGCCGGTGGCGATGCCCGCCGACCTGGAGTTTCGCAGCGGCCCGGAACGCACGACGCTGATCGAACTGTATACCTCCGAAGGTTGCAGCAGTTGTCCGCCGGCCGAGGCATGGATGAACCGGCTTGCCCGGGACAGCCGCGTGTGGAGGGATTTCGTGCCCGTCGCGTTCCACGTTGATTACTGGAACTATCTCGGCTGGACCGACCGCTTCTCGCGACCCGGGTACGGACAGCGCCAGCGCCACTATGCCAGGGTGTTGGGCCAGCCCACGGTGTACACCCCCGCCTTTTTCGTTAACGGCCAGCCCTGGCGGCCGGGCAATATCACGCGGATGCTCGCGCGTGAATCAACCGCCCCCGGCGAGCTCGCGGTACGGCTGAATGGCCACCAGGTCAGCGCCAGGCTGAGCGCGGCAGATCGCCCGGGGCCTTTCACCCTTAACATCGCGGTGCTGGGAATGGGGTTGCGCAGCGATATTCGTGCGGGCGAAAATGCCGGCCGCCGCGCCCGTCACGATTTCGTGGTGTTGGCGGCATCACAGCTCAAGGGTCATAGCGGCAAGTGGCAGACCACGCTGCCGCGCGTGGGTGCTTTCGATGCCAGCCGCTACGCGCTCGCCGCCTGGATCAGCAGCCCCGGTGACCCAAGGCCGCTGCAGGCAACCGGCGGTTATCTGCCGCGGGCCCTGGTCGTTTCCCCCTGA